In Alloyangia pacifica, the following proteins share a genomic window:
- a CDS encoding TRAP transporter small permease subunit, with product MEEFKVAISDPGEIGRKDQNRGDRIIVHLSNLVAWLFPILMVAICAQVVLRQMGHNQAWLDDLQWWLYGVAVLIGIAYAVTTGSHVRVDIFYDNFAKKKRLIIDIIALVWLFFPFVLLCWDVTLDYALTSIAADEGSSSPNGLHNLWILKTLMNLSFIVIMVAIWSAYVRHLSQLTRPALWKQLLFALPSTVFGIQLIIWYACVGWLMATDPEVDSIRTATRAAIFDDLEFGPWEMKKTIALALVATVIVIVVARLLARKER from the coding sequence GTGGAGGAATTCAAGGTCGCCATCTCCGACCCCGGAGAGATCGGACGCAAGGACCAGAACCGGGGCGACAGGATCATCGTGCACCTGTCCAATCTCGTCGCCTGGCTCTTTCCCATTCTCATGGTCGCCATCTGCGCCCAGGTGGTGCTGCGCCAGATGGGCCACAACCAGGCCTGGCTCGACGACCTGCAATGGTGGCTCTACGGCGTCGCCGTGCTGATCGGCATCGCGTATGCGGTGACCACCGGCAGCCACGTGCGGGTCGACATTTTCTACGACAACTTCGCCAAGAAGAAGCGCCTGATCATCGACATCATCGCGCTGGTCTGGCTGTTCTTTCCCTTCGTGTTGCTGTGCTGGGACGTGACGCTCGATTACGCGCTGACCTCGATCGCCGCCGACGAGGGCTCGTCGAGCCCCAACGGCCTGCACAACCTGTGGATCCTCAAGACGCTGATGAACCTCAGCTTCATTGTCATCATGGTGGCGATCTGGTCGGCCTACGTGCGGCATCTGTCGCAGCTGACGCGTCCGGCGCTGTGGAAACAGCTTCTCTTCGCGCTGCCCTCCACCGTCTTCGGCATCCAGCTCATCATCTGGTACGCCTGCGTCGGCTGGCTGATGGCGACCGATCCCGAGGTGGACAGCATTCGCACCGCGACCCGCGCGGCGATCTTCGACGATCTCGAGTTCGGTCCGTGGGAAATGAAGAAGACCATCGCCCTGGCGCTTGTTGCCACGGTGATCGTGATTGTTGTGGCGCGTCTGCTCGCGCGTAAGGAGCGCTGA
- a CDS encoding isoprenyl transferase — MPKPIRDGSGPRHVAIIMDGNGRWATQRGRPRLFGHHAGAKRVREIVQACPDVGVKYLTIFAFSTENWKRTQTEVAGLMSLFRRYIQKEARALHAENVQVRFIGDRVKLDKKLVTLMDELEALTSGCTGVNLTIAINYGGRDEVARATKRLAQDVAAGKLSPEDVNEETLPKYLDTCVLPDPDLVIRTSGEARISNFLLWQSAYAEYEFVDTLWPDFCASEFSSLIGGYGLRERRYGGVKA, encoded by the coding sequence ATGCCCAAACCGATCCGAGACGGCAGCGGCCCGCGTCACGTGGCCATCATCATGGACGGCAATGGCCGGTGGGCGACCCAGCGGGGCCGCCCACGGCTGTTCGGCCACCATGCCGGTGCCAAGAGGGTCCGCGAGATCGTCCAGGCCTGCCCCGATGTCGGGGTCAAGTACCTGACGATCTTCGCCTTCTCGACCGAGAACTGGAAGCGCACCCAGACCGAGGTGGCGGGGCTCATGAGCCTCTTCCGTCGCTATATCCAAAAAGAGGCGCGCGCGCTTCACGCCGAGAACGTTCAGGTCCGCTTCATCGGCGACCGGGTGAAGCTCGATAAGAAGCTGGTGACCCTGATGGACGAGCTCGAGGCGCTGACCTCGGGATGTACCGGGGTCAACCTGACCATCGCCATCAACTACGGCGGCCGCGACGAGGTCGCCCGGGCGACCAAGCGGCTGGCACAGGATGTGGCCGCGGGCAAGCTCAGCCCCGAGGACGTCAACGAAGAGACCTTGCCAAAATATCTTGATACCTGCGTGCTGCCCGACCCCGACCTGGTGATCCGCACCTCGGGAGAGGCGCGCATCTCGAACTTCCTGCTCTGGCAGTCCGCTTATGCGGAATACGAGTTTGTCGATACGCTCTGGCCGGATTTCTGTGCCTCGGAGTTCTCGTCCCTGATCGGCGGCTACGGGCTGCGCGAGCGGCGCTACGGCGGGGTGAAGGCATGA
- a CDS encoding SufE family protein: MAQAGFEELVEDFEFLEDWEDRYRTVIELGKAMAPLPEALKVPATKVEGCASQVWLHLTWEGGRLQFEGESDAMIVRGLIAVLHRLYDGLTPGEVAAIDARAELGRLGLNEHLSAQRSNGLRAMVERIQQQAAAAV, translated from the coding sequence ATGGCACAGGCAGGGTTCGAGGAGCTGGTCGAGGATTTCGAATTCCTAGAGGATTGGGAAGACCGCTACCGCACGGTGATCGAGCTGGGCAAGGCGATGGCCCCGCTGCCCGAGGCGCTGAAGGTCCCCGCCACCAAGGTCGAGGGATGCGCCTCGCAAGTCTGGCTGCACCTCACCTGGGAAGGTGGTCGGCTGCAGTTCGAGGGCGAGAGCGATGCGATGATCGTGCGCGGTCTCATCGCGGTGCTGCACCGGCTCTACGACGGGCTCACGCCCGGCGAGGTCGCGGCGATCGATGCCCGCGCCGAGCTCGGGCGGCTTGGCCTCAACGAGCATCTTTCCGCGCAGCGCTCCAACGGCTTGCGCGCGATGGTAGAGCGGATCCAGCAGCAGGCTGCCGCTGCGGTCTGA
- the rnd gene encoding ribonuclease D, which produces MKTLTKTEELAEFCAEAASAPYVTVDTEFLRERTYYSKLCLIQLAIPGKGEENAVLVDPLVDGLSLEPLMELFRNTAVVKVFHAARQDLEIFYVDHGVIPEPLFDTQVAAMVCGFGEQVGYETLVKRIAKQQLDKSSRFTDWSRRPLTEAQKKYAVADVTHLRVIYEFLAAKLEETGRAHWVGEELATLTDPETYITRPDEAWLRVRTRSSSPRFLAIVRALAAFREDYAQSRNIPRNRVFKDDALAELASTKPVTMEDLGRSRLLLREARKGPIADGILAAVKAGQEAPKDDLPKVDDSRDQLQVNPALADLLRVLLKAKTESSGVASKLIAPAAELDAIAAGQRDVKALSGWRREVFGEDALRLCDGKIALAAKGKAVEVIEI; this is translated from the coding sequence ATGAAGACATTGACCAAGACCGAAGAGCTCGCGGAATTCTGCGCCGAAGCCGCCAGCGCGCCCTATGTGACCGTGGACACCGAGTTCCTGCGCGAGCGCACCTATTATTCCAAGCTCTGCCTGATCCAGCTGGCGATCCCCGGCAAGGGCGAGGAGAACGCGGTTCTGGTCGATCCTCTGGTTGACGGGCTGTCGCTCGAGCCGCTGATGGAGCTCTTCCGCAACACCGCCGTGGTCAAGGTCTTCCACGCCGCGCGTCAGGATCTCGAGATCTTCTACGTCGATCATGGCGTCATTCCCGAGCCGCTCTTCGACACGCAGGTCGCCGCCATGGTCTGCGGCTTCGGCGAGCAGGTCGGCTACGAGACGCTGGTCAAGCGCATCGCCAAGCAGCAACTCGACAAGAGCTCGCGGTTCACCGACTGGTCGCGCCGCCCTCTGACCGAGGCGCAGAAGAAATACGCTGTGGCGGATGTCACCCATCTGCGGGTGATCTACGAGTTCCTCGCCGCCAAGCTCGAGGAAACCGGTCGCGCGCATTGGGTCGGCGAGGAGCTGGCCACGCTGACCGATCCCGAAACCTATATCACCCGCCCCGACGAGGCCTGGCTCCGCGTGCGCACCCGCTCGTCGAGCCCGCGGTTCCTTGCCATCGTGCGGGCGTTGGCGGCCTTCCGCGAGGACTATGCGCAGTCGCGCAACATTCCTCGCAACCGGGTGTTCAAGGATGACGCGCTGGCCGAGCTGGCCTCGACCAAGCCGGTCACCATGGAAGACCTCGGCCGCTCGCGCCTGCTGCTGCGCGAGGCCCGCAAGGGACCGATCGCCGACGGCATCCTTGCCGCGGTCAAGGCAGGGCAGGAGGCCCCCAAGGACGACCTGCCCAAGGTCGACGACAGCCGCGACCAGCTGCAAGTCAACCCGGCACTGGCCGACCTGCTGCGGGTGCTGCTCAAGGCCAAGACCGAAAGCTCGGGCGTCGCCTCGAAGCTTATCGCCCCGGCGGCAGAGCTCGACGCGATCGCAGCGGGTCAGCGCGACGTGAAGGCGCTCAGCGGCTGGCGCCGCGAGGTGTTTGGCGAAGACGCGCTGCGGCTCTGCGACGGCAAGATCGCCCTCGCCGCAAAGGGCAAGGCGGTCGAGGTCATCGAGATCTGA
- the purM gene encoding phosphoribosylformylglycinamidine cyclo-ligase: MTEGKNGITYADAGVDIDAGNALVERIKPAAKRTNRSGTMSGLGGFGALFDLKGAGYEDPILVAATDGVGTKLRIAIDTGHVDGVGIDLVAMCVNDLVCQGAEPLFFLDYFATGKLDTDSAARVIEGIAEGCVRSGCALIGGETAEMPGMYPAGDFDLAGFAVGAMERGSDLPKDVAAGDVLLGLASDGVHSNGYSLVRKLVEVSGLGWDADCPWSEGSLGEVLLTPTRLYVKQALAAVRAGGVHALAHITGGGLTENLPRVLPEGCGATIDLTSWALPPVFKWMAEVGGIEEREMLKTFNCGIGMILSVSADRAEALKALLEAEGETVYTLGTVTEGQGVTYEGALK, encoded by the coding sequence ATGACCGAAGGTAAGAACGGCATCACCTATGCGGATGCAGGCGTGGATATCGATGCGGGCAACGCGCTGGTGGAGCGGATCAAACCGGCTGCCAAGCGGACCAACCGCAGCGGGACGATGTCGGGGCTGGGCGGCTTCGGCGCGCTCTTCGACCTCAAGGGCGCGGGCTACGAGGATCCCATCCTCGTCGCGGCGACCGACGGTGTGGGCACCAAGCTGCGCATCGCGATCGACACCGGCCACGTCGACGGCGTGGGCATCGACCTTGTCGCCATGTGCGTCAACGATCTGGTGTGCCAGGGCGCCGAGCCGCTGTTCTTCCTCGATTATTTCGCAACCGGCAAGCTCGACACCGACAGCGCCGCGCGGGTGATCGAGGGCATCGCCGAGGGCTGCGTGCGCTCGGGCTGCGCGCTCATCGGCGGCGAGACCGCCGAGATGCCGGGCATGTATCCGGCGGGCGACTTCGACCTCGCGGGCTTTGCCGTCGGTGCCATGGAGCGCGGCAGCGACCTGCCCAAGGACGTGGCCGCAGGCGACGTGCTTCTCGGCCTCGCCTCGGACGGGGTGCACTCGAATGGCTATTCTCTGGTCCGTAAGCTGGTCGAGGTCTCGGGCCTTGGCTGGGACGCCGACTGCCCCTGGTCCGAAGGCTCGCTGGGCGAAGTGCTGCTGACGCCGACGCGTCTTTACGTGAAGCAGGCACTGGCGGCGGTCCGCGCCGGCGGCGTGCACGCGCTGGCCCATATCACCGGCGGCGGCCTGACCGAGAACCTGCCGCGCGTACTGCCCGAGGGCTGCGGCGCGACCATCGACCTGACCTCCTGGGCGCTTCCGCCGGTCTTCAAGTGGATGGCCGAGGTGGGTGGCATCGAGGAGCGTGAGATGCTCAAGACCTTCAACTGCGGCATCGGCATGATCCTGTCGGTCTCGGCGGATCGCGCCGAGGCGCTGAAGGCGCTGCTCGAGGCGGAAGGCGAGACCGTCTATACCCTCGGCACCGTGACCGAAGGGCAGGGCGTGACCTACGAGGGCGCGCTGAAGTGA
- a CDS encoding phosphatidate cytidylyltransferase, which yields MSSARWSDLAPRMGSAAVLIVVALICVWLGGIWWRLAISLACGGMVWELVNMVDTNRRKSAKVLALVAGVCALASVYLPPAFALPLLLLPSMVGLGQMERGGVTYAVFTAMIMLAGYGIMSLRSDFGLTWMLWMVTVVVVTDVAGYFAGRAIGGPKLWPRVSPKKTWSGSAAGWIGAGIVGAVFAALSREAGFGLVGVSIAISMASQIGDIAESAIKRRAGVKDSSSLLPGHGGLLDRFDGMLGAALFLLIAGQIVDFPPGVE from the coding sequence ATGAGCTCGGCACGCTGGAGCGACCTCGCGCCGCGCATGGGCTCGGCGGCGGTGCTGATCGTCGTTGCGCTGATCTGCGTCTGGCTGGGCGGGATTTGGTGGCGGCTTGCCATCTCGCTGGCCTGCGGCGGCATGGTCTGGGAACTGGTCAACATGGTCGACACCAACCGCCGGAAGTCGGCCAAGGTGCTTGCGCTTGTCGCCGGCGTCTGCGCTCTGGCGTCGGTCTACCTGCCCCCGGCCTTCGCGCTGCCGCTGCTGCTGCTGCCCTCGATGGTCGGCCTTGGCCAGATGGAGCGGGGCGGGGTGACCTATGCGGTCTTCACCGCGATGATCATGCTCGCAGGCTACGGCATCATGTCGCTGCGCTCGGACTTCGGGCTCACCTGGATGCTGTGGATGGTGACCGTGGTCGTGGTGACCGACGTTGCTGGCTATTTCGCCGGCCGCGCCATCGGGGGCCCCAAGCTCTGGCCGCGCGTCAGCCCCAAGAAAACATGGTCCGGCTCTGCCGCGGGCTGGATCGGCGCGGGCATCGTCGGCGCGGTCTTCGCCGCGCTGTCGCGCGAGGCGGGCTTCGGGCTCGTGGGCGTCTCGATCGCCATCTCCATGGCCAGCCAGATCGGCGATATCGCCGAGAGCGCCATCAAGCGCCGCGCCGGGGTGAAGGACAGCTCGAGCCTGCTGCCGGGCCACGGCGGCCTGCTTGACCGTTTCGACGGCATGCTGGGCGCCGCGCTCTTCCTGCTGATCGCGGGGCAGATCGTCGATTTCCCGCCCGGGGTCGAATGA
- a CDS encoding TRAP transporter substrate-binding protein, which yields MINKTFTAVSAAAFAFAGAASAQELLEMTSGYSKNLPILGTAAVNFVEKINAISEDVEFEHFDPGELVPSLEMLDAVSNGSVDAAYSTSGYWQGKMPAAGLFAAVPFGPEPGEMLAWMLYDDGMDLFQEMYDTNGYNVHVVLCGSYAPETSGWFKKEINSLDDLKGLNMRFFGLGAEVMQKLGVSTSLLGAGDIFPALERGAIDATEFSMPIVDANLGFYNIAKYNYFPGWHQPATMFELLINKDRWEDLDEKSQKQIEIACMANLTDNFAEGEAKNFPAMVENVEQHGVTIKNWTPEQLKEFEAAWLEVVEELKAEDEMFAKAWADLSEFREGYKTWFNNIYLPRPWN from the coding sequence ATGATCAACAAGACCTTCACGGCCGTTTCGGCCGCCGCTTTCGCATTCGCGGGTGCCGCCTCGGCGCAGGAACTGCTCGAGATGACCTCGGGCTATTCTAAGAACCTGCCGATCCTCGGCACCGCTGCCGTCAACTTCGTCGAGAAGATCAACGCGATCTCTGAAGACGTGGAATTCGAACACTTCGATCCGGGCGAGCTGGTGCCGTCGCTGGAAATGCTCGACGCCGTCTCGAACGGCTCGGTGGACGCCGCCTATTCGACCTCGGGCTACTGGCAGGGCAAGATGCCGGCCGCCGGCCTCTTCGCGGCCGTGCCCTTCGGCCCCGAGCCGGGCGAGATGCTGGCCTGGATGCTCTATGACGATGGCATGGATCTTTTCCAGGAGATGTATGACACCAATGGATACAACGTCCACGTGGTGCTCTGCGGCTCCTACGCGCCCGAGACCTCGGGTTGGTTCAAGAAAGAGATCAACTCGCTCGACGACCTCAAGGGTCTGAACATGCGCTTCTTCGGCCTTGGGGCCGAGGTGATGCAGAAGCTTGGTGTCTCGACCTCGCTGCTCGGTGCGGGCGACATCTTCCCGGCGCTGGAGCGCGGCGCGATCGACGCGACCGAATTCTCGATGCCGATCGTCGATGCCAACCTCGGCTTCTACAACATCGCCAAGTACAACTACTTCCCCGGCTGGCACCAGCCCGCCACCATGTTCGAGCTGCTGATCAACAAGGATCGCTGGGAAGACCTCGACGAGAAGAGCCAGAAGCAGATCGAGATCGCCTGCATGGCCAACCTCACCGACAACTTCGCCGAAGGCGAGGCCAAGAACTTCCCGGCCATGGTCGAGAACGTCGAGCAGCATGGCGTGACGATCAAGAACTGGACCCCCGAGCAGCTGAAGGAATTCGAAGCCGCCTGGCTCGAGGTGGTGGAAGAGCTGAAGGCCGAGGACGAGATGTTCGCCAAGGCCTGGGCCGACCTCAGCGAGTTCCGCGAGGGCTACAAGACCTGGTTCAACAACATCTACCTGCCGCGTCCCTGGAACTGA
- the dxr gene encoding 1-deoxy-D-xylulose-5-phosphate reductoisomerase: protein MRRISIFGATGSIGQNTLDLIARDPESYHVVALTGGKNVAQLAKDARKFGAELAVTADPALLPELRARLAGSSVEAAAGPEAIVEAASRQADWVMSAIVGAAGLAPGLRALEKGATLALANKESMVCAGPLVLHTARAHGGRVLPVDSEHSAVFQALIGEEMSRVERVIITASGGAFRDWPVEKLAEASPEQAATHPNWDMGQRITIDSASMFNKALEVIETKEFFGLEPEKIEVVVHPESMIHALVGFCDGALMAHLGPPDMRHAIGFALHHPQRAALPVERLDLVKLSQLTFRPACETRWPALRLAREVMAAGGLSGAVFNAAKEQALDDFIGKRIGFQDMAGIVERTLEHLSAESAVTSAEITLDNVLAADHLARRTARELMLQHH, encoded by the coding sequence ATGAGACGCATTTCCATTTTCGGCGCGACGGGATCGATTGGTCAGAACACGCTCGACCTTATCGCCCGTGATCCCGAAAGCTATCACGTCGTCGCGCTCACCGGTGGCAAGAACGTCGCGCAACTTGCCAAGGACGCACGTAAATTCGGCGCTGAGCTTGCGGTAACCGCGGATCCCGCGCTGCTGCCCGAGCTGCGCGCGCGGCTGGCCGGATCGTCGGTCGAGGCAGCAGCGGGCCCCGAGGCCATTGTCGAAGCCGCCTCACGCCAGGCCGATTGGGTCATGTCGGCGATCGTCGGCGCAGCGGGTCTGGCGCCGGGGCTGCGGGCGCTCGAAAAAGGCGCGACACTGGCGCTGGCGAACAAGGAAAGCATGGTCTGCGCCGGGCCGCTGGTGCTGCACACCGCGCGGGCCCATGGCGGGCGCGTGCTGCCGGTGGACAGCGAGCATTCGGCGGTCTTTCAGGCGCTGATCGGCGAGGAGATGAGCCGCGTTGAGCGGGTGATCATCACCGCCTCGGGTGGCGCCTTCCGCGACTGGCCGGTGGAGAAGCTGGCCGAGGCGAGCCCCGAGCAAGCGGCGACCCATCCCAACTGGGACATGGGCCAGCGGATCACGATCGATTCCGCCTCTATGTTTAACAAGGCCCTGGAAGTCATCGAAACCAAGGAGTTTTTCGGGCTGGAACCCGAGAAGATCGAGGTCGTCGTCCATCCCGAGAGCATGATCCACGCGCTGGTCGGCTTCTGCGACGGGGCGCTGATGGCCCATCTCGGGCCGCCGGACATGCGCCATGCCATCGGCTTTGCGCTGCACCATCCGCAGCGCGCCGCGCTGCCGGTGGAGCGGCTCGATCTGGTGAAGCTCTCACAGCTGACCTTCCGCCCGGCCTGCGAGACGCGCTGGCCGGCGCTTCGGCTGGCGCGCGAGGTCATGGCGGCGGGCGGGCTCTCGGGCGCGGTGTTCAACGCCGCCAAGGAGCAGGCGCTCGACGATTTCATCGGCAAGCGCATCGGCTTTCAGGACATGGCGGGGATCGTCGAGCGGACGCTGGAGCATCTTTCGGCGGAGAGCGCAGTCACAAGCGCCGAGATCACCCTTGATAACGTCCTCGCCGCTGACCATCTCGCACGCAGGACCGCGCGCGAGCTGATGCTGCAGCACCACTGA
- the frr gene encoding ribosome recycling factor has protein sequence MSEEFELDTADLQRRMDGAMANLRTEFASLRTGRASASMLEPVQVDAYGSMTPINQVGTVNVPEPRMVTINVWDKGLVGKVEKAIRESGLGINPQLNGTIIMLPIPELNEERRRDLTKVAGQYAEHARVSIRNVRRDGMDQIKKAKADGLSEDDQKLWESEVQDMTDTYIKKVDAALETKQEEIMQV, from the coding sequence ATGTCTGAAGAATTCGAACTCGACACCGCCGATCTCCAGCGCCGCATGGATGGCGCCATGGCCAATCTGCGCACCGAATTTGCCTCGCTGCGGACCGGGCGCGCCTCGGCCTCGATGCTCGAGCCGGTGCAGGTCGATGCCTATGGCTCGATGACTCCGATCAACCAGGTCGGCACCGTCAACGTGCCCGAGCCGCGCATGGTCACCATCAACGTCTGGGACAAGGGTCTCGTCGGCAAGGTGGAAAAGGCGATCCGCGAGAGCGGCCTCGGCATCAACCCGCAGCTCAACGGCACGATCATCATGCTGCCGATCCCCGAGCTGAACGAGGAGCGCCGCCGCGATCTGACCAAGGTTGCGGGCCAATACGCCGAGCATGCCCGCGTTTCCATCCGCAACGTGCGCCGCGATGGCATGGACCAGATCAAGAAGGCAAAGGCCGACGGACTGTCCGAGGACGACCAGAAGCTCTGGGAATCCGAGGTTCAGGACATGACCGACACCTATATCAAGAAGGTCGACGCCGCGCTGGAGACCAAGCAGGAAGAGATCATGCAGGTCTGA
- the purN gene encoding phosphoribosylglycinamide formyltransferase gives MKRVAIFISGGGSNMVTLAESMTGDHPARPVLVLSNNADAGGLKKAEAMGIPTAVVDHRPFKGDRPGFEAALQAELEKAQPDILCLAGFMRVLTAGFVEPWKGRMLNIHPSLLPKYRGLHTHARALEAGDAEHGCTVHEVTPELDDGPLLGQARVPVLAGDTPDTLAARVLEMEHKLYPAVLRRFAADDKTPVLLP, from the coding sequence GTGAAACGCGTCGCGATCTTCATCTCGGGCGGCGGCTCCAACATGGTGACGCTGGCCGAGAGCATGACCGGAGATCACCCGGCCCGCCCGGTTCTGGTACTGTCGAACAACGCAGATGCCGGCGGACTTAAGAAAGCCGAGGCGATGGGCATCCCAACCGCCGTCGTCGATCACCGCCCGTTCAAGGGCGACCGCCCGGGTTTCGAGGCGGCGCTGCAGGCGGAGCTCGAGAAGGCACAGCCCGACATCCTCTGCCTTGCGGGGTTCATGCGCGTGCTGACCGCGGGCTTCGTCGAGCCTTGGAAGGGGCGGATGCTGAACATCCACCCCTCGCTGCTGCCGAAGTATCGCGGGCTGCACACTCATGCGCGGGCGCTCGAAGCGGGTGATGCCGAGCACGGCTGCACCGTGCATGAGGTCACGCCCGAGCTGGACGACGGCCCGCTGCTGGGCCAGGCGCGGGTGCCGGTGCTGGCGGGCGACACGCCCGACACGCTGGCTGCGCGTGTCCTCGAGATGGAGCACAAGCTTTACCCGGCGGTGTTGCGGCGCTTCGCTGCGGACGACAAGACGCCGGTGCTGCTGCCCTAA
- the rseP gene encoding RIP metalloprotease RseP, which yields MEITQLIPQFGGVIWTLLAFVIALSVIVAIHEYGHYIVGRWSGIHADVFSLGFGPVLMSRVDKHGTRWQIAALPFGGYVKFKGDDTAASGTADTAALEAMTEEERRQTMTGAPLWARAATVAAGPVFNFVLTIVLFTGIFMMQGQVSEPLTVGELRPMPSVQELQEGDVLLEIEGMPTPSFDDADGFDSFLKNLPLQNSLTYTVERDGGRQEVSGPYVYPALVSQVVPRSAAIEAGMEQGDVIMAIDGVPIFAFDQLKQRVESSDGATLGLEVWRDGEILDLALTPKRTDEPLPDGGYHTVYRIGIVGGIFFEPATETVGPVDAVKGAVSRTYSIAAGSLSGLWHMIAGNISSCNLSGPIGIAETSGAMASQGGQSFLTFIAVLSTAVGLLNLFPVPVLDGGHLVFFAYEAVTGKPPSERALRALMSAGLVLILGMMVFALTNDIFCP from the coding sequence TTGGAGATCACCCAGCTGATTCCGCAATTCGGGGGCGTTATCTGGACGCTTCTGGCATTCGTCATCGCGCTGTCGGTGATCGTCGCGATCCACGAGTACGGGCATTACATCGTCGGCCGCTGGTCGGGGATCCATGCCGATGTCTTTTCGCTTGGCTTCGGCCCGGTGCTGATGAGCCGTGTCGACAAGCATGGCACCCGCTGGCAGATCGCCGCGCTGCCCTTCGGCGGCTACGTGAAGTTCAAAGGAGACGACACCGCCGCGAGCGGCACCGCCGACACCGCAGCCCTTGAGGCGATGACCGAAGAGGAGCGCCGCCAGACCATGACCGGCGCGCCGCTCTGGGCCCGCGCCGCCACCGTTGCCGCCGGACCGGTGTTCAACTTCGTGCTGACGATCGTCCTGTTCACCGGCATCTTCATGATGCAGGGACAGGTCTCCGAGCCGCTTACCGTCGGCGAGCTGCGCCCCATGCCGAGCGTGCAGGAGCTGCAGGAGGGTGACGTGCTGCTGGAGATCGAGGGCATGCCGACGCCCTCCTTCGACGACGCCGACGGCTTCGACAGCTTCCTCAAGAACCTGCCGCTGCAGAACTCGCTCACCTACACGGTCGAGCGCGATGGCGGCCGGCAAGAGGTGAGTGGCCCCTATGTCTACCCGGCGCTGGTCTCGCAGGTCGTGCCGCGCTCTGCCGCCATCGAGGCGGGCATGGAGCAGGGCGACGTGATCATGGCGATCGACGGCGTGCCGATCTTTGCCTTCGACCAGCTCAAACAGCGCGTGGAAAGCTCGGATGGCGCGACGCTGGGGCTCGAGGTCTGGCGCGATGGTGAGATCCTCGATCTTGCACTCACCCCGAAGCGCACCGACGAGCCGCTGCCCGACGGCGGCTATCACACCGTCTACCGCATCGGCATCGTCGGCGGCATCTTCTTCGAGCCAGCGACAGAGACCGTTGGTCCGGTCGACGCGGTGAAGGGCGCGGTGAGCCGCACCTACAGCATCGCCGCCGGCTCGCTCTCGGGCCTGTGGCACATGATCGCCGGCAATATCTCCTCGTGCAATCTGTCGGGACCGATCGGCATCGCCGAGACCTCGGGCGCCATGGCCTCGCAGGGGGGGCAGAGCTTCTTGACCTTCATCGCGGTGCTCTCGACCGCCGTGGGGCTGCTGAACCTCTTTCCGGTGCCGGTGCTCGACGGCGGGCATCTGGTGTTCTTCGCCTACGAGGCGGTCACCGGCAAGCCGCCCTCGGAGCGGGCGCTGCGCGCGCTGATGTCCGCCGGGCTGGTGTTGATCCTCGGCATGATGGTCTTTGCTCTGACCAACGATATCTTCTGCCCCTGA